In Erpetoichthys calabaricus chromosome 2, fErpCal1.3, whole genome shotgun sequence, a genomic segment contains:
- the vdac2 gene encoding voltage-dependent anion-selective channel protein 2, which translates to MAVPPSYGDLGKSARDIFNKGYGFGLVKLEVKTKSATGVEFTTSGSSNTDTNKVIGSLETKYKWAEYGLTFTEKWNTDNTLGTEITIEDQIAKGLKLTFDTTFSPNTGKKSGKVKTAYKREYVNLGCDVDFDFAGPAIHGAAVVGYEGWLAGYQMTFDTAKSKMTQNNFAVGYKTGDFQLHTNVNDGSEFGGSIYQKVSDKLETAVNLAWTAGSNSTRFGIAAKYKLDSTASISAKVNNSSLIGVGYTQTLRPGVKLTLSTLVDGKSINAGGHKLGLGLELEA; encoded by the exons ATGGCTGTACCTCCATCATACGGTGACCTGGGCAAATCTGCCAGAGACATCTTCAACAAAGGATATG gttttGGGCTGGTAAAGCTTGAAGTAAAGACAAAGTCAGCAACTGGAGTT GAATTTACTACATCAGGCTCATCTAACACTGACACTAACAAAGTTATTGGAAGTttggaaacaaaatataaatgggCTGAATATGGTTTGACCTTCACAGAGAAGTGGAATACAGACAACACACTTGGAACAGAAATCACTATAGAAGATCAG ATTGCAAAAGGCTTAAAGTTGACCTTTGACACAACTTTCTCACCAAATACTGG CAAGAAGAGTGGAAAAGTTAAAACTGCATACAAACGGGAATATGTCAACCTGGGCTGTGATGTTGACTTTGATTTTGCTGGCCCTGCAATTCATGGTGCTGCTGTTGTTGGCTATGAAGGTTGGCTTGCAGGATACCAAATGACATTTGACACTGCTAAATCCAAAATGACCCAAAACAATTTTGCTGTTGGCTATAAAACTGGAGATTTTCAATTACATACTAATGT TAATGATGGCTCTGAATTTGGAGGCTCTATCTACCAAAAAGTCAGCGATAAACTTGAAACTGCTGTTAATTTGGCCTGGACTGCAGGAAGTAACAGCACACGTTTTGGCATAGCAGCCAAGTATAAGTTGGATTCAACTGCTTCAATATCT gCAAAAGTAAACAATTCCAGTCTGATTGGAGTAGGGTATACTCAGACATTGAGGCCAG GTGTAAAACTTACTCTGTCAACCCTGGTAGATGGCAAGAGCATCAATGCTGGTGGGCACAAACTCGGCTTGGGTCTTGAGCTGGAAGCTTAA